The following coding sequences are from one Gossypium raimondii isolate GPD5lz chromosome 4, ASM2569854v1, whole genome shotgun sequence window:
- the LOC105766586 gene encoding sucrose-phosphatase 2 isoform X4 — translation MDRITKAARLMIVSDLDHTMVDHHDPENMSLLRFNALWESNYRHDSLLVFSTGRSPTLYKQLRKEKPMLTPDITIMSVGTEITYGSSMLPDDGWVKILNQKWDRNVVIEETSKFPELTLQAETEQRPHKVSFYVDKTEAQVVMKELSSRLEKRGLDVKLIYSGGMDLDVLPQGAGKGQALSYLLNKLKTEGTLPVNTLACGDSGNDAELFSIPDVYGVMVSNAQEELLQWHAENAKGYEVVKFYLFYERWRRGEAANCETYIASLKASCDPTATFVFPTGVEKTLHECIYAMKGCYGDQKGKQFRVWVDRVLSTPTGSNTWLVKFDKWELSGDERCCCVTTAKINAKGSGGASDGYTWVSVQQKWLEGYEKKDTSIWLF, via the exons ATGGATCGGATTACTAAGGCCGCACGTCTCATGATTGTATCTGATCTTGATCATACGATG gtTGATCATCATGATCCCGAGAACATGTCTTTACTTAGGTTTAATGCCCTTTGGGAATCGAATTACCGTCATGACTCTCTGCTGGTTTTTTCCACTGGGAGATCACCTACACTCTACAAACAGCTGAGGAAAGAGAAACCCATGCTAACTCCTGATATAACTATTATGTCAGTGGGAACCGAGATAACATATGGCAGCTCGATGCTGCCTGATGATGGCTGGGTTAAAATTCTGAATCAGAAATGGGATAGGAACGTAGTCATTGAAGAAACCAGCAAGTTTCCTGAGCTCACTCTTCAG GCTGAAACAGAGCAGCGACCACACAAGGTTAGCTTTTACGTTGATAAGACTGAGGCCCAAGTAGTGATGAAGGAACTTTCTAGTCGTTTGGAAAAGCGAGGG TTGGATGTTAAACTAATTTATAGTGGGGGAATGGATTTGGATGTATTACCACAAGGTGCTGGCAAAGGACAGGCCCTCTCATATTTACTAAATAAGTTGAAGACTGAGGGAACACTACCTGTTAATACTCTTGCTTGCGGTGATTCCGGAAATGACGCTGAACTCTTCAGCATTCCAGATGTGTATGGAGTCATG GTCAGCAATGCCCAAGAAGAATTGTTGCAATGGCATGCCGAAAATGCAAAAG GTTATGAAGTAGTGAAATTTTACTTGTTCTATGAGCGATGGAGGCGAGGGGAGGCTGCCAACTGCGAGACTTATATAGCAAGTCTGAAAGCTTCTTGT GATCCCACTGCTACTTTTGTCTTTCCAACCGGTGTTGAGAAAACTCTTCATGAATGCATATACGCAATGAAAGGGTGCTATGGAGACCAAAAGGGTAAACAGTTCCGAGTCTGGGTGGATCGTGTATTGTCCACACCAACTGGCTCGAACACATGGCTAGTGAAGTTCGATAAGTGGGAGTTATCTG GTGATGAGCGATGTTGTTGTGTGACCACTGCTAAAATAAATGCGAAG GGATCCGGTGGTGCTTCAGACGGGTACACTTGGGTGAGTGTGCAGCAGAAGTGGTTAGAAGGATATGAAAAGAAGGATACATCAATTTGGCTTTTCTAA
- the LOC105766586 gene encoding sucrose-phosphatase 2 isoform X2: protein MDRITKAARLMIVSDLDHTMVDHHDPENMSLLRFNALWESNYRHDSLLVFSTGRSPTLYKQLRKEKPMLTPDITIMSVGTEITYGSSMLPDDGWVKILNQKWDRNVVIEETSKFPELTLQAETEQRPHKVSFYVDKTEAQVVMKELSSRLEKRGLDVKLIYSGGMDLDVLPQGAGKGQALSYLLNKLKTEGTLPVNTLACGDSGNDAELFSIPDVYGVMVSNAQEELLQWHAENAKGNPNIIHAKERCAAGIIEAIGHFNLGSNTSPRDVADFVECKLDHVNPGYEVVKFYLFYERWRRGEAANCETYIASLKASCDPTATFVFPTGVEKTLHECIYAMKGCYGDQKGKQFRVWVDRVLSTPTGSNTWLVKFDKWELSGDERCCCVTTAKINAKGSGGASDGYTWVSVQQKWLEGYEKKDTSIWLF from the exons ATGGATCGGATTACTAAGGCCGCACGTCTCATGATTGTATCTGATCTTGATCATACGATG gtTGATCATCATGATCCCGAGAACATGTCTTTACTTAGGTTTAATGCCCTTTGGGAATCGAATTACCGTCATGACTCTCTGCTGGTTTTTTCCACTGGGAGATCACCTACACTCTACAAACAGCTGAGGAAAGAGAAACCCATGCTAACTCCTGATATAACTATTATGTCAGTGGGAACCGAGATAACATATGGCAGCTCGATGCTGCCTGATGATGGCTGGGTTAAAATTCTGAATCAGAAATGGGATAGGAACGTAGTCATTGAAGAAACCAGCAAGTTTCCTGAGCTCACTCTTCAG GCTGAAACAGAGCAGCGACCACACAAGGTTAGCTTTTACGTTGATAAGACTGAGGCCCAAGTAGTGATGAAGGAACTTTCTAGTCGTTTGGAAAAGCGAGGG TTGGATGTTAAACTAATTTATAGTGGGGGAATGGATTTGGATGTATTACCACAAGGTGCTGGCAAAGGACAGGCCCTCTCATATTTACTAAATAAGTTGAAGACTGAGGGAACACTACCTGTTAATACTCTTGCTTGCGGTGATTCCGGAAATGACGCTGAACTCTTCAGCATTCCAGATGTGTATGGAGTCATG GTCAGCAATGCCCAAGAAGAATTGTTGCAATGGCATGCCGAAAATGCAAAAGGTAATCCTAATATAATCCATGCAAAAGAAAGGTGTGCAGCTGGAATAATAGAAGCCATTGGACATTTTAATCTTGGTTCAAACACTTCTCCAAGAGATGTTGCTGATTTTGTGGAATGTAAGCTAGACCATGTCAATCCAGGTTATGAAGTAGTGAAATTTTACTTGTTCTATGAGCGATGGAGGCGAGGGGAGGCTGCCAACTGCGAGACTTATATAGCAAGTCTGAAAGCTTCTTGT GATCCCACTGCTACTTTTGTCTTTCCAACCGGTGTTGAGAAAACTCTTCATGAATGCATATACGCAATGAAAGGGTGCTATGGAGACCAAAAGGGTAAACAGTTCCGAGTCTGGGTGGATCGTGTATTGTCCACACCAACTGGCTCGAACACATGGCTAGTGAAGTTCGATAAGTGGGAGTTATCTG GTGATGAGCGATGTTGTTGTGTGACCACTGCTAAAATAAATGCGAAG GGATCCGGTGGTGCTTCAGACGGGTACACTTGGGTGAGTGTGCAGCAGAAGTGGTTAGAAGGATATGAAAAGAAGGATACATCAATTTGGCTTTTCTAA
- the LOC105766586 gene encoding sucrose-phosphatase 2 isoform X3: MDRITKAARLMIVSDLDHTMVDHHDPENMSLLRFNALWESNYRHDSLLVFSTGRSPTLYKQLRKEKPMLTPDITIMSVGTEITYGSSMLPDDGWVKILNQKWDRNVVIEETSKFPELTLQAETEQRPHKVSFYVDKTEAQVVMKELSSRLEKRGLDVKLIYSGGMDLDVLPQGAGKGQALSYLLNKLKTEGTLPVNTLACGDSGNDAELFSIPDVYGVMVSNAQEELLQWHAENAKGYEVVKFYLFYERWRRGEAANCETYIASLKASCHSITDKARARQDPTATFVFPTGVEKTLHECIYAMKGCYGDQKGKQFRVWVDRVLSTPTGSNTWLVKFDKWELSGDERCCCVTTAKINAKGSGGASDGYTWVSVQQKWLEGYEKKDTSIWLF; this comes from the exons ATGGATCGGATTACTAAGGCCGCACGTCTCATGATTGTATCTGATCTTGATCATACGATG gtTGATCATCATGATCCCGAGAACATGTCTTTACTTAGGTTTAATGCCCTTTGGGAATCGAATTACCGTCATGACTCTCTGCTGGTTTTTTCCACTGGGAGATCACCTACACTCTACAAACAGCTGAGGAAAGAGAAACCCATGCTAACTCCTGATATAACTATTATGTCAGTGGGAACCGAGATAACATATGGCAGCTCGATGCTGCCTGATGATGGCTGGGTTAAAATTCTGAATCAGAAATGGGATAGGAACGTAGTCATTGAAGAAACCAGCAAGTTTCCTGAGCTCACTCTTCAG GCTGAAACAGAGCAGCGACCACACAAGGTTAGCTTTTACGTTGATAAGACTGAGGCCCAAGTAGTGATGAAGGAACTTTCTAGTCGTTTGGAAAAGCGAGGG TTGGATGTTAAACTAATTTATAGTGGGGGAATGGATTTGGATGTATTACCACAAGGTGCTGGCAAAGGACAGGCCCTCTCATATTTACTAAATAAGTTGAAGACTGAGGGAACACTACCTGTTAATACTCTTGCTTGCGGTGATTCCGGAAATGACGCTGAACTCTTCAGCATTCCAGATGTGTATGGAGTCATG GTCAGCAATGCCCAAGAAGAATTGTTGCAATGGCATGCCGAAAATGCAAAAG GTTATGAAGTAGTGAAATTTTACTTGTTCTATGAGCGATGGAGGCGAGGGGAGGCTGCCAACTGCGAGACTTATATAGCAAGTCTGAAAGCTTCTTGT CACTCCATTACTGACAAAGCCAGGGCACGGCAG GATCCCACTGCTACTTTTGTCTTTCCAACCGGTGTTGAGAAAACTCTTCATGAATGCATATACGCAATGAAAGGGTGCTATGGAGACCAAAAGGGTAAACAGTTCCGAGTCTGGGTGGATCGTGTATTGTCCACACCAACTGGCTCGAACACATGGCTAGTGAAGTTCGATAAGTGGGAGTTATCTG GTGATGAGCGATGTTGTTGTGTGACCACTGCTAAAATAAATGCGAAG GGATCCGGTGGTGCTTCAGACGGGTACACTTGGGTGAGTGTGCAGCAGAAGTGGTTAGAAGGATATGAAAAGAAGGATACATCAATTTGGCTTTTCTAA
- the LOC105766586 gene encoding sucrose-phosphatase 2 isoform X1 has translation MDRITKAARLMIVSDLDHTMVDHHDPENMSLLRFNALWESNYRHDSLLVFSTGRSPTLYKQLRKEKPMLTPDITIMSVGTEITYGSSMLPDDGWVKILNQKWDRNVVIEETSKFPELTLQAETEQRPHKVSFYVDKTEAQVVMKELSSRLEKRGLDVKLIYSGGMDLDVLPQGAGKGQALSYLLNKLKTEGTLPVNTLACGDSGNDAELFSIPDVYGVMVSNAQEELLQWHAENAKGNPNIIHAKERCAAGIIEAIGHFNLGSNTSPRDVADFVECKLDHVNPGYEVVKFYLFYERWRRGEAANCETYIASLKASCHSITDKARARQDPTATFVFPTGVEKTLHECIYAMKGCYGDQKGKQFRVWVDRVLSTPTGSNTWLVKFDKWELSGDERCCCVTTAKINAKGSGGASDGYTWVSVQQKWLEGYEKKDTSIWLF, from the exons ATGGATCGGATTACTAAGGCCGCACGTCTCATGATTGTATCTGATCTTGATCATACGATG gtTGATCATCATGATCCCGAGAACATGTCTTTACTTAGGTTTAATGCCCTTTGGGAATCGAATTACCGTCATGACTCTCTGCTGGTTTTTTCCACTGGGAGATCACCTACACTCTACAAACAGCTGAGGAAAGAGAAACCCATGCTAACTCCTGATATAACTATTATGTCAGTGGGAACCGAGATAACATATGGCAGCTCGATGCTGCCTGATGATGGCTGGGTTAAAATTCTGAATCAGAAATGGGATAGGAACGTAGTCATTGAAGAAACCAGCAAGTTTCCTGAGCTCACTCTTCAG GCTGAAACAGAGCAGCGACCACACAAGGTTAGCTTTTACGTTGATAAGACTGAGGCCCAAGTAGTGATGAAGGAACTTTCTAGTCGTTTGGAAAAGCGAGGG TTGGATGTTAAACTAATTTATAGTGGGGGAATGGATTTGGATGTATTACCACAAGGTGCTGGCAAAGGACAGGCCCTCTCATATTTACTAAATAAGTTGAAGACTGAGGGAACACTACCTGTTAATACTCTTGCTTGCGGTGATTCCGGAAATGACGCTGAACTCTTCAGCATTCCAGATGTGTATGGAGTCATG GTCAGCAATGCCCAAGAAGAATTGTTGCAATGGCATGCCGAAAATGCAAAAGGTAATCCTAATATAATCCATGCAAAAGAAAGGTGTGCAGCTGGAATAATAGAAGCCATTGGACATTTTAATCTTGGTTCAAACACTTCTCCAAGAGATGTTGCTGATTTTGTGGAATGTAAGCTAGACCATGTCAATCCAGGTTATGAAGTAGTGAAATTTTACTTGTTCTATGAGCGATGGAGGCGAGGGGAGGCTGCCAACTGCGAGACTTATATAGCAAGTCTGAAAGCTTCTTGT CACTCCATTACTGACAAAGCCAGGGCACGGCAG GATCCCACTGCTACTTTTGTCTTTCCAACCGGTGTTGAGAAAACTCTTCATGAATGCATATACGCAATGAAAGGGTGCTATGGAGACCAAAAGGGTAAACAGTTCCGAGTCTGGGTGGATCGTGTATTGTCCACACCAACTGGCTCGAACACATGGCTAGTGAAGTTCGATAAGTGGGAGTTATCTG GTGATGAGCGATGTTGTTGTGTGACCACTGCTAAAATAAATGCGAAG GGATCCGGTGGTGCTTCAGACGGGTACACTTGGGTGAGTGTGCAGCAGAAGTGGTTAGAAGGATATGAAAAGAAGGATACATCAATTTGGCTTTTCTAA